The following nucleotide sequence is from Flavobacteriales bacterium.
TTATAATCTGTAATCCCACCCAAGCGCAAATACGTCCAGGGGAATCTTTTGTCATATCCATCGTAAATGGTGCCTCACCCAAATACCTTCTAGACACATCATAATCAGAAGTATACAACACCTCGTTCTCAATAAGTGTAGCCCAAATCCTCGACTCATTATTTTCACACCATTCTAACTGAACAGGTGTATAACCGAATTTAATAGAGTCGTGCTCATTAACAACTAAACCATCTAACAAATAGGCTATTTTACCTTCATGAATAATTTTCTCCAGAAGATTTTTCTCTAATTCATCGATCGGATATTCTGTTTTTAACCAACTAGACATCACATCCACCTCGATAAATTTCTTGCGCATTTTCCGAATCATATATGCTGGGTAGCCCAAACGAGAATAATAGCTTTTTGCAGTATCCAAATATCGATCTAGACCAATACCAATAGAATTCTCGGTTCTTATTATAGAGTAATTAAATCCTGAAACGAACGTATATATATCCGGAATCTCGCTTTCCTTAAAATGAAACTTATATCTCTTAAAATCGTCTACGATCCGAGATTCAATTTCAGTAAAATCCGCATATTCGGCTTCCACATCCATATTAAGTTCTGTTATATATGGATCCGTCACAAAAGAGTTCAAATCTTTTATATGATCATCATCCGAGATACGTCCCACCCGTATAGCTTGTTCACAAAAAAATTGATAGAAATCGCCATACTCGTTTTTCAGGAAATCAGTTTTCTCCTCAAGAGTTGCGTACTCCTTTCGAAACAAATCAACTTCAAATCGTTTAACTTCTATATCAAGTTGAATGTCAGAAATATCAACCCTAAATTTATCTGATTCACAAGATGTCAGTACTAGACAAAAAAATATTATTTTTGTGACTGTTAGTGAATAATTTGTTAGCAGATTAGTCATTATAGCTCTATCCATTTTATAAAAACAAATTTATGAAAAAGTTATCTCTGATAGTTTTATTATTTACGTTATCAAGTGCCGGATTTGCCGGAGATCTTAGAATTGGTCTCAAAGCTGACCCTACCTTTAGTTGGATAAAACCAGAAAACAACGAGCCTTTAAAAAGGACTGGTATTAGAACAGGGTTTACCTATGGTGTTGTAACCGAAATCGCTTTCAGTGATAACTATTCAATTCTCACAGGTATCGACTTTGCTAATTTGGGAGGAAAATTATCTTATAACGATAGTATTTTTGCTAAAACTGAAGACGATTCACTTTCATACGTTTTAACGAACAGAACATATCGTTTAAAATATGTTGTTCTCCCATTGTCTATAAAAATGATGACAAAAGAAATCGGGTATTTTAAATATTATGGGCAATTCGGATTAGAATTAGGTGTTAGAGTTTCTGCTAGAGCTGATGATATAAACGAAGGCTTAGGAGTGTACGAATTTGATGGCGTCCAGCATAAAGACGACCAATATATTGAGAAGGAAATCGCCTTGTTCCGTGCAGGACTTGTAGTAGGTTTTGGTGCTGAATATAATATTAGTGGTAATACGGCATTTCTAATGGGTATCAAGTTCAACAACGGTTTTTCAAATCAATTTCCTAAAAAGATTGACAAGCAACCTAATCTTATAGATGGGTTAGCTCCTGTTGCGTACTCCAAAGCAATTACTGTTACTTTAGGAATTATGTTCTAATTCGGTATTACCTAAATAACGCCGAACCAGTACTTTTACATGAAGATAGCATTAGCTCAACTCAACTACACAATAGGTGACATTGAGGGAAATTGTGCTAAAATCATTAAATCTATTCACCGAGCGAAATCCCAACAAGCTGATTTGGTTATTTTTGCTGAATTGGCTATCTGTGGTTATCCGGCCCGAGATCTGTTAGAATTCGATTCTTTTATCCAAGACTGTGAAGATGTAATAAACAGTATAGCCAAAGAGTGTATTGGCATTTCGGCCATTGTAGGTGGACCATCCAGAAATGCAAATCCAGGTAAACAGCTATTTAACTCTGCCTACTTT
It contains:
- a CDS encoding PorT family protein yields the protein MKKLSLIVLLFTLSSAGFAGDLRIGLKADPTFSWIKPENNEPLKRTGIRTGFTYGVVTEIAFSDNYSILTGIDFANLGGKLSYNDSIFAKTEDDSLSYVLTNRTYRLKYVVLPLSIKMMTKEIGYFKYYGQFGLELGVRVSARADDINEGLGVYEFDGVQHKDDQYIEKEIALFRAGLVVGFGAEYNISGNTAFLMGIKFNNGFSNQFPKKIDKQPNLIDGLAPVAYSKAITVTLGIMF